A window from Gorilla gorilla gorilla isolate KB3781 chromosome 21, NHGRI_mGorGor1-v2.1_pri, whole genome shotgun sequence encodes these proteins:
- the EMILIN3 gene encoding EMILIN-3, with product MGRRRLLVWLCAVAALLSGAQARGTPLLARPAPPGASRYSLYTTGWRPRLRPGPHKALCAYVVHRNVTCILQEGAESYVKAEYRQCGWGPKCPGTVTYRTVLRPKYRVGYKTVTDLAWRCCPGFTGKRCPEHLTDHGAASPQLEPEPQIPSGQLDPGPRPPSYSRAAPSPHGRKGPGLFGERLERLEGDVQRLAQTYGTLSGLVASHEDPNRMTGGPRAPAVPVGFGVIPEGLVGPGDRARGPLTPPLDEILSKVTEVSNTLRTKVQLLDKVHGLALGHEAHLQRLREAPPSPLTSLALLEEYVDRRLHRLWGSLLDGFEQKLQGVQSECDLRVQEVRRQCEEGQAASRRLHQSLDGRELALRQELSQLGSQLQGLSVSGRGSCCGQLALINARMDGLERALQAVTETQRGPGAPAGDELTRLSAAMLEGGVDGLLEGLETLNGTEGGARGCCLRLEMGGWGVGGFGTMLEERVQSLEERVATLAGELSHDSASPGRSARPLVQTELAVLEQRLVSLETSCTPSTTSAILDNLVAEVKAWQSRSEALLRQVASHAALLQQLNGTVAEVQGQLAEGTGSSLQGEITLLKVNLNSVSKSLTGLSDSVSQYSDAFLAANTSLDERERKVEAEVQAIQEQVSSQGSRLQAGHRQVLNLRGELEQLKAGVAKVASGLSRCQDTAQKLQHTVGHFDQRVAQVEGVCRRLGLLATGLDSLPTEPLRPREGLWSHVDQLNRTLAQHTQDIARLRDDLLDCQAQLAEQVRPGQAN from the exons ATGGGTCGCCGCCGCCTGCTCGTCTGGCTGTGCGCCGTCGCGGCGCTGCTCTCGGGGGCGCAGGCCAGGGGCACCCCGCTCCTGGCGCGGCCCGCGCCGCCCGGTGCCTCCCGCTACAGTCTCTACACGACGGGATGGCGCCCGCGGCTGCGCCCGGGGCCGCACAA GGCCCTCTGTGCCTATGTGGTGCACAGGAATGTGACCTGCATCCTACAGGAGGGAGCGGAGAGCTACGTAAAGGCTGAATACCGGCAGTGTGGATGGGGGCCCAAGTGCCCCGGGACAGTCAC GTACCGCACAGTACTCAGACCCAAATACAGGGTTGGCTACAAGACAGTGACAGACCTCGCCTGGCGTTGCTGTCCCGGCTTCACTGGGAAACGCTGCCCTGAGCACCTCACGGACCATGGGGCTGCCTCACCCCAGCTGGAGCCTGAGCCTCAGATTCCTTCGGGGCAGCTGgacccaggccccaggccccctTCCTACAGCAGAGCAGCCCCCAGCCCTCATG GAAGGAAAGGCCCGGGGCTGTTTGGTGAGCGGCTGGAACGCCTGGAGGGTGATGTCCAGCGCCTGGCTCAAACATATGGTACCCTCAGTGGCCTGGTGGCCAGCCACGAGGATCCCAACAGGATGACTGGTGGCCCCAGGGCTCCTGCTGTCCCTGTGGGCTTTGGGGTCATCCCTGAGGGGCTTGtgggcccaggagacagagccagaGGGCCACTAACACCTCCCTTAGATGAGATCCTAAGCAAGGTGACAGAGGTGAGCAACACTCTTCGGACCAAGGTGCAGCTTCTAGACAAGGTGCATGGGCTGGCACTTGGCCATGAGGCCCACCTGCAGCGGCTGCGGGAAGCCCCACCATCCCCGCTCACCTCCCTGGCCCTGCTGGAGGAGTACGTGGACCGACGGCTGCACCGACTCTGGGGGAGCCTGCTGGATGGCTTCGAGCAGAAGCTGCAAGGCGTCCAGAGTGAGTGTGACCTGCGGGTGCAGGAGGTACGGCGGCAATGTGAGGAGGGTCAGGCCGCCAGCCGGAGGCTGCACCAGAGCCTTGATGGCCGGGAGCTGGCCCTGCGCCAGGAGCTGTCACAGCTGGGCAGCCAGCTGCAGGGCCTGAGCGTGTCTGGCAGGGGCAGCTGCTGTGGGCAACTAGCCTTGATCAATGCCCGTATGGATGGCCTTGAGAGGGCCCTGCAGGCAGTTACCGAGACCCAAAGGGGCCCTGGTGCCCCGGCCGGGGATGAGCTTACGAGGCTCTCTGCTGCCATGCTCGAGGGAGGTGTGGACGGGCTGCTTGAGGGTCTGGAGACACTCAATGGGACAGAGGGTGGAGCAAGGGGATGCTGTCTGAGGTTGGAGatgggggggtggggagtgggcgGCTTTGGGACCATGCTGGAAGAGCGCGTGCAGAGCCTCGAGGAGCGCGTAGCAACATTGGCTGGGGAGCTAAGCCATGACAGCGCCTCTCCGGGCAGGTCAGCTCGGCCCCTTGTGCAGACAGAGCTGGCCGTGCTAGAGCAACGGTTGGTCTCACTGGAGACTTCGTGCACCCCGAGCACCACCTCAGCCATCCTGGACAACCTCGTGGCAGAGGTGAAGGCCTGGCAGAGCCGGAGCGAGGCCCTCCTACGCCAGGTGGCCAGCCACGCAGCACTGCTCCAGCAGCTCAATGGCACTGTGGCCGAGGTCCAGGGACAGCTGGCAGAAGGGACAGGCAGCTCACTTCAAGGCGAGATCACTCTGCTCAAGGTCAATCTGAACTCAGTGAGCAAGTCGCTCACAGGCCTCAGTGACTCTGTCAGCCAGTACTCTGATGCCTTCTTGGCTGCCAACACGTCCCTGGATGAGCGGGAACGCAAGGTGGAAGCCGAAGTCCAGGCCATCCAGGAGCAGGTCAGCAGCCAAGGCTCCAGGCTTCAGGCTGGCCACAGGCAGGTCCTGAACCTGCGTGGGGAGCTGGAGCAACTCAAGGCTGGTGTGGCCAAGGTGGCCAGTGGGCTGAGCCGCTGCCAGGACACAGCCCAGAAACTTCAGCACACAGTGGGACACTTTGACCAGCGGGTGGCACAAGTGGAGGGTGTGTGCAGGAGGCTGGGCCTGCTGGCCACGGGCCTGGACAGCTTGCCCACTGagccactgaggcccagagagggcctgTGGAGCCATGTGGACCAGCTGAATCGTACGCTGGCCCAGCACACGCAGGACATTGCCCGCCTCCGGGATGACCTACTGGACTGCCAGGCCCAGCTGGCTGAGCAGGTGCGGCCAGGGCAAGCCAACTAG